A region from the Aeromicrobium choanae genome encodes:
- a CDS encoding bile acid:sodium symporter family protein — protein MADVLTVITQVGILTFVVAGMAGLGLGLTMQQVLTPLKDPRLVVGALAANFVVVPLVAIVAARALPMDDATSAAIILVGCCAGAPFLPTLAKLAHGSQPLAVGVMVLLMVVTVAFAPVVVPLAVEGATVSAGDIAQSLILFMLVPLGLGLVVRARYAGFAGDVVGGFTQASTVGLAVGIVSGLLVTWREVFASIGSWIFVGTVVVIVAGLVAGWAGGLGRESGDRLVLGLGAAQRNISAALVIAASLGPDVVVTTLVAALVLPILLIVLAGELGKRRGAESDSA, from the coding sequence ATGGCCGACGTGCTGACCGTGATCACCCAGGTCGGGATCCTGACCTTCGTGGTGGCGGGCATGGCCGGGCTCGGGCTCGGCCTCACGATGCAGCAGGTCCTGACGCCGCTGAAGGACCCTCGCCTGGTGGTCGGTGCGCTTGCCGCGAACTTCGTGGTGGTCCCGCTCGTCGCGATCGTCGCGGCGCGCGCTCTGCCGATGGACGACGCGACGAGCGCGGCGATCATCCTCGTGGGGTGCTGTGCCGGCGCCCCGTTCCTGCCGACCCTGGCCAAGCTGGCGCACGGCAGCCAGCCACTCGCGGTCGGTGTGATGGTCCTGCTGATGGTCGTGACCGTGGCGTTCGCCCCGGTGGTCGTGCCACTGGCGGTCGAGGGCGCCACCGTCTCCGCGGGGGACATCGCCCAGTCGCTCATCCTGTTCATGCTGGTCCCGCTCGGCCTGGGACTCGTGGTCAGGGCGCGCTACGCCGGCTTCGCGGGCGACGTCGTCGGCGGCTTCACGCAGGCCTCGACCGTGGGCCTTGCGGTCGGCATCGTGTCGGGGCTGCTCGTGACGTGGCGCGAGGTCTTCGCGTCGATCGGCTCGTGGATCTTCGTCGGGACCGTCGTCGTGATCGTGGCCGGGCTGGTGGCCGGCTGGGCCGGTGGGCTCGGCCGGGAGTCCGGGGACCGGCTCGTCCTGGGTCTCGGTGCGGCACAGCGGAACATCTCCGCCGCGCTCGTGATCGCCGCGTCGCTCGGCCCGGACGTCGTCGTCACGACACTGGTCGCCGCACTCGTCCTACCGATCCTGCTGATCGTGCTGGCCGGCGAACTGGGCAAGCGGCGCGGCGCCGAGTCCGACTCAGCCTGA
- a CDS encoding dicarboxylate/amino acid:cation symporter: protein MDTWNLVALAVTFGLFAGVWVLGRIGVNFAVLTIGALVVGAAVGVVFRDHVDYLAPIGRIYINLLLAIVAPLVIVSILSSVTSLGSTAKLRTIGVSSTLWLLGTNLIAILLTLGLTLELGIGRNADLETAGVDTRSLDEIQKPFAEVFIGFFPTNIVKDVSENNIIPIIVFTLLIAVATALVAERSPQKVAPFLSLVEAGRVIIYRAVGFVIALTPYAVLVLTAGAASSAVGRRDQLLSLLSLLIVGYVACFAHTFVVNAVILRSAAHVSPLAFFRKIFPAQSTAFTTQSSAGTLPVTTMVLTQRVGVPSDIAGFTAPLGTTIGMPGCAGIWPVMLAVYAVNGLGLSYGLADYALLVVLCLVVSIGTAGVPGTATIVATTVLAAAGLPLEVVILTLPISAIVDMARTMTNVTAAAVVTTVVARRAGRLDDDVFAGRKQAVVPHEASARERLDAALGDVTVPSGVPVGACSIDDRPTEPRRSLGAR from the coding sequence GTGGACACGTGGAACCTGGTGGCCCTGGCCGTGACGTTCGGCCTGTTCGCGGGTGTGTGGGTCCTGGGACGCATCGGCGTCAACTTCGCCGTGCTCACGATCGGCGCGCTGGTCGTCGGCGCCGCCGTCGGGGTCGTGTTCCGCGACCACGTCGACTACCTCGCGCCGATCGGCCGGATCTACATCAACCTGCTGCTCGCCATCGTGGCGCCGCTGGTGATCGTCTCGATCCTGTCCAGCGTCACGTCGCTGGGATCGACCGCGAAGCTGCGCACGATCGGCGTCTCCTCGACGCTGTGGCTGCTCGGGACGAACCTCATCGCGATCCTGCTCACGCTCGGCCTGACCCTCGAGCTGGGGATCGGCAGGAACGCCGACCTGGAGACCGCGGGCGTCGACACGCGGTCGCTCGACGAGATCCAGAAGCCGTTCGCCGAGGTCTTCATCGGCTTCTTCCCGACGAACATCGTCAAGGACGTGTCGGAGAACAACATCATCCCGATCATCGTCTTCACGCTGCTGATCGCGGTGGCGACCGCGCTGGTGGCCGAGCGCTCGCCCCAGAAGGTGGCGCCCTTCCTGAGCCTCGTCGAGGCCGGCCGCGTGATCATCTACCGGGCCGTCGGCTTCGTCATCGCCCTGACGCCCTACGCCGTGCTCGTGCTGACCGCCGGCGCCGCCTCCTCGGCCGTCGGCAGGCGCGACCAGCTGCTGTCGCTGCTGAGCCTGCTCATCGTCGGCTACGTCGCCTGCTTCGCCCACACGTTCGTCGTCAACGCCGTGATCCTGCGCTCCGCGGCCCACGTGAGCCCGCTGGCGTTCTTCCGCAAGATCTTCCCGGCGCAGAGCACCGCGTTCACCACCCAGAGCAGCGCGGGCACGCTGCCCGTCACCACCATGGTCCTCACCCAGCGCGTGGGCGTGCCGTCCGACATCGCGGGCTTCACCGCGCCGCTCGGCACCACCATCGGGATGCCCGGCTGCGCGGGGATCTGGCCCGTGATGCTGGCCGTGTACGCCGTCAACGGGCTGGGCCTGAGCTACGGCCTGGCCGACTACGCGCTGCTCGTGGTGCTGTGCCTCGTGGTGTCGATCGGCACTGCCGGAGTGCCCGGGACGGCCACGATCGTCGCGACCACCGTGCTGGCCGCCGCCGGGCTCCCGCTCGAGGTCGTCATCCTCACGCTGCCCATCAGCGCGATCGTCGACATGGCTCGCACCATGACGAACGTGACGGCCGCGGCGGTCGTCACCACCGTCGTCGCCCGCCGGGCCGGCCGCCTCGACGACGACGTCTTCGCCGGTCGCAAGCAGGCCGTCGTCCCCCACGAGGCCTCGGCGCGCGAGCGCCTCGACGCCGCCCTGGGCGACGTCACCGTCCCGTCGGGGGTGCCGGTCGGCGCCTGCTCGATCGACGACCGCCCCACCGAACCGCGCCGATCCCTCGGCGCCCGCTGA
- a CDS encoding tyrosine-protein phosphatase, with protein sequence MTSRSDPSRLASAPNLRDLGGWPVRGGGTVRRGEVYRSAGLGRVTPEDLTVVTGLGLRAVYDLRTVAERDLHPDVLPIGVDAVALDVLADSSQNAAASIDELLGDPVAISAVLADGRATDLLAEAYRDIVRLDSARHAYGELFTRLADGARRPALFHCTTGKDRTGWAAAVLLLLLGVDEEHVRADYLRTNDDLLPALQPMLDDFAGRGGDPELLLPVLGVRGEYLDAALAQLRTEHDSVEDYVRNGLGVAGSALDALRTGLIDGQPKE encoded by the coding sequence ATGACCAGCCGGAGCGATCCGAGCCGGCTGGCGTCCGCGCCGAACCTTCGCGATCTCGGCGGCTGGCCCGTCCGCGGCGGGGGCACGGTGCGTCGCGGTGAGGTCTACCGGTCGGCCGGACTGGGACGGGTCACGCCTGAGGACCTGACCGTGGTGACGGGCCTGGGACTTCGCGCGGTCTACGACCTCAGGACGGTCGCCGAGCGCGACCTGCACCCCGACGTGCTGCCGATCGGGGTCGACGCCGTGGCGCTCGACGTGCTCGCCGACAGCAGCCAGAACGCGGCGGCGTCCATCGACGAGCTCCTGGGCGACCCGGTTGCGATCAGCGCAGTCCTCGCCGACGGTCGCGCGACCGACCTGCTGGCAGAGGCCTACCGCGACATCGTCCGGCTGGACTCCGCTCGCCACGCCTACGGAGAGCTCTTCACCCGGCTCGCCGACGGCGCGAGGCGGCCTGCCCTGTTCCACTGCACGACGGGCAAGGACCGCACGGGCTGGGCCGCGGCCGTGCTGCTCCTGCTGCTGGGGGTCGACGAGGAGCACGTGCGCGCGGACTACCTGCGCACGAACGACGACCTGCTCCCCGCCCTGCAGCCGATGCTCGACGACTTCGCCGGTCGGGGCGGCGATCCGGAACTGCTGCTGCCGGTCCTGGGAGTCCGGGGGGAGTACCTGGACGCCGCGCTGGCCCAGCTGCGCACCGAGCATGACTCGGTCGAGGACTACGTCCGCAACGGGCTCGGCGTCGCCGGGTCCGCGCTCGACGCGCTGCGGACGGGATTGATCGATGGACAACCGAAGGAGTGA
- a CDS encoding SulP family inorganic anion transporter, whose translation MNPSKLGRPTRQDAVSGFVTGLFSIPEGMAYASIGGFNPLLGLYSGMVSTAVGAVFNRTVLMVTTLTSAIALTSQSVLSEAGLKADDIGNVAMLTVLVGVIMVVFGLLRMGSLMSFVSNAVMTGFTTGIAVQIIAGVIGDATDYETDRHNTLAKFVDAATHVGQWDPVAVAVAVGTVIAWALAHAVRRLEPFAILIALVVATVAVVVVGADVEQVGDIGAIPNALPAPVMPDWSAIPDLLVGAVAVALVALAQAAGIGAAVPNPDGSRTSVSGDFTAQGVANLAGGFFQALPTGGSLSRTGVATSAGAQTRWAGIFAGIFLAAIVLVAGSTAELIPMPVIGGLIIVIGAELIVGRLPDIKLVLRTGVLPAVAMVATFLATTELPLQQAILLGAGISMLLFCVRAQQQARIRALVRDDDGHWRTEDVPEVLAPYSVTVLHYEGVSLFAEVNRLDESWPSLADTHDAVVIFHVRTLPDVPSSTFLKAIENRATKLAEHHCRLMVVGMDPGLRRVVERTGVAAALGPENLVERTDVFFQALDRAHEEAQAWVDARRAASG comes from the coding sequence GTGAACCCGTCGAAGCTGGGCAGGCCCACCCGACAGGACGCCGTCTCGGGATTCGTGACGGGGCTCTTCAGCATCCCCGAGGGGATGGCCTACGCCAGCATCGGCGGGTTCAACCCGCTGCTGGGCCTGTACTCGGGCATGGTGTCGACCGCGGTCGGCGCGGTGTTCAACCGCACGGTGCTCATGGTCACGACGCTGACCTCGGCGATCGCGCTGACCTCGCAGAGCGTCCTGTCCGAGGCGGGGCTGAAGGCCGACGACATCGGCAATGTGGCGATGCTGACGGTGCTCGTCGGCGTCATCATGGTCGTGTTCGGGCTGCTGCGGATGGGCTCGCTCATGAGCTTCGTGTCCAACGCGGTGATGACGGGCTTCACGACGGGCATCGCCGTGCAGATCATCGCGGGGGTGATCGGGGACGCGACGGACTACGAGACCGATCGGCACAACACGCTCGCCAAGTTCGTCGACGCGGCCACCCACGTCGGTCAGTGGGACCCGGTCGCCGTCGCGGTCGCCGTCGGCACGGTGATCGCCTGGGCGCTGGCGCACGCGGTGCGGCGGCTCGAGCCGTTCGCGATCCTCATCGCGCTGGTGGTGGCCACCGTCGCGGTGGTCGTCGTGGGGGCGGACGTGGAGCAGGTCGGTGACATCGGGGCCATTCCGAACGCCCTGCCGGCTCCCGTCATGCCCGACTGGTCGGCGATCCCGGACCTGCTGGTCGGGGCGGTGGCCGTGGCGCTCGTCGCGCTGGCGCAGGCCGCCGGCATCGGCGCGGCGGTCCCGAACCCGGACGGCTCGCGCACCAGCGTGTCCGGCGACTTCACGGCCCAGGGCGTGGCGAATCTCGCCGGCGGCTTCTTCCAGGCACTCCCGACGGGCGGTTCGCTCTCGCGCACCGGTGTCGCGACCAGCGCCGGGGCGCAGACGCGCTGGGCCGGGATCTTCGCCGGCATCTTCCTCGCCGCGATCGTGCTGGTCGCCGGCAGCACGGCCGAGCTGATCCCGATGCCCGTCATCGGCGGCCTGATCATCGTCATCGGCGCCGAGCTGATCGTGGGCAGGCTCCCGGACATCAAGCTCGTGCTGCGCACGGGCGTCCTGCCCGCCGTGGCCATGGTCGCCACCTTCCTGGCCACGACGGAGCTGCCGCTGCAGCAGGCGATCCTGCTCGGGGCAGGCATCTCGATGCTGCTGTTCTGCGTGCGCGCCCAGCAGCAGGCCCGGATCCGCGCACTCGTGCGCGACGACGACGGGCACTGGCGGACCGAGGACGTCCCCGAGGTGCTCGCGCCGTACTCGGTCACGGTCCTGCACTACGAGGGTGTGAGTCTGTTCGCCGAGGTCAACCGGCTCGACGAGTCCTGGCCATCCCTGGCCGACACGCACGACGCCGTGGTCATCTTCCACGTCCGCACGCTGCCGGACGTGCCGTCGTCGACCTTCCTCAAGGCGATCGAGAACCGCGCCACGAAGCTGGCCGAGCACCACTGCCGGCTCATGGTCGTGGGGATGGATCCGGGCCTCAGGCGGGTGGTCGAGCGCACCGGGGTGGCCGCCGCGCTGGGTCCGGAGAACCTCGTGGAGCGCACCGACGTGTTCTTCCAAGCCCTCGACCGGGCCCACGAGGAGGCGCAGGCCTGGGTCGACGCTCGACGGGCGGCGTCAGGCTGA
- a CDS encoding ABC transporter ATP-binding protein, which produces MTVDTVRHDLAVAVAGLDHRFSARDGEVHALAGIDLVIEPGAFVTLAGPSGCGKTTLLRLVAGFESPTGGSITVGGRPVSGPGAERGVVFQRPTLYPWLDVRANVALGPRLRGASKTERLAIADRYLELVGLGDAAGLRPYELSGGMQQRAQIARVLANDPEIVLMDEPFGALDALTRERLQDELLTIWRETGKTILFITHDVEEAVFLGTRVLVMSPRPGRVVLDESARFSTAEHQVAPEELRALPEFAALAARVREAIRH; this is translated from the coding sequence ATGACCGTCGACACCGTGCGGCACGACCTCGCGGTCGCCGTCGCGGGCCTGGACCACCGGTTCAGCGCCCGCGACGGCGAGGTGCACGCCCTCGCCGGGATCGACCTGGTGATCGAGCCCGGCGCGTTCGTGACCCTCGCGGGGCCGTCCGGCTGCGGCAAGACGACCCTGCTGCGGCTCGTGGCGGGATTCGAGTCGCCCACCGGCGGGTCGATCACGGTGGGCGGCCGCCCGGTCTCGGGGCCGGGCGCCGAGCGCGGCGTCGTCTTCCAGCGGCCCACGCTCTACCCCTGGCTCGACGTGCGGGCGAACGTGGCACTCGGGCCGAGGCTGCGGGGTGCCTCGAAGACCGAGCGCCTGGCGATCGCCGACCGCTACCTCGAGCTCGTGGGTCTCGGCGACGCCGCTGGCCTGCGCCCCTACGAGCTCTCGGGTGGCATGCAGCAGCGCGCCCAGATCGCGCGGGTGCTGGCCAACGATCCCGAGATCGTGCTGATGGACGAGCCGTTCGGCGCCCTCGACGCGCTCACGCGCGAGCGCCTGCAGGACGAGCTGCTCACGATCTGGCGCGAGACCGGCAAGACGATCCTGTTCATCACGCACGACGTCGAGGAGGCCGTCTTCCTCGGCACGCGGGTGCTCGTGATGAGCCCGCGCCCGGGGCGCGTCGTGCTCGACGAGTCCGCGCGCTTCTCCACCGCCGAGCACCAGGTCGCGCCGGAGGAGCTGCGCGCCCTGCCCGAGTTCGCCGCCCTCGCCGCGCGGGTGCGGGAGGCCATCCGCCACTGA
- a CDS encoding alkyl/aryl-sulfatase, translating into MATTPKDPEPTIVDQQRDVLERLPFSDTRDFEDAERGLIARLEPGAIRNAAGDVVWDGDTYDFVGGEAPDSVNPSLWRQSTLVARQGLFEVVEGIYQVRGFDLSNVTFVEGDTGVIVIDPLISQETAAAAIALYREHRGDRRVTAVIYTHCHVDHFGGVRGVVDEADVTSGQVPILAPEGFLEHAVAENVYAGPAMGRRAGYMYGAALARGPRGQVGAGLGQTTSTGTVTLIPPTLDITTTGQEEVVDGVRIIFQMAPGSEAPAEMHFYFPEFRALCAAENATHTLHNILTLRGAVVRDPHEWSGYLTEAIDLFAADTDVVFASHHWPTWGNDRVVEFLTAQRDLYGYLHDQTLRMLNQGMVGPEIAEAIELPPALENAWHARGYYGSVSHNVKAIYQRYLGWFDGNPAHLWEHVPVERAKRYVRLAGGIDAIVAAAEEAFAEGDYRWAAEIGNHAVFAEPEHAGAREVLADTYEQLGYGSENGTWRDFYLSGAVELRDGQFGTPTETNAPDVLGQLTPEMLFDAIAIQVNGPRAWDAKLSIDVVLTDADQRYRLWLANGVLTYSARPQKGDPDATITATRRALPALAGGLDAAGLAAAGIEISGDASALGTLTSVLDPGDKNFAIVTP; encoded by the coding sequence ATGGCGACGACGCCGAAGGATCCCGAGCCCACGATCGTCGACCAGCAGCGCGACGTGCTCGAGCGGCTCCCCTTCTCCGACACCCGTGACTTCGAGGACGCCGAGCGCGGACTCATCGCGCGGCTCGAGCCGGGCGCGATCCGCAACGCCGCCGGCGACGTCGTCTGGGACGGAGACACCTACGACTTCGTCGGGGGTGAGGCCCCTGACAGCGTCAACCCCAGCCTGTGGCGTCAGTCGACCCTCGTGGCCCGCCAGGGACTCTTCGAGGTCGTCGAGGGGATCTACCAGGTGCGCGGGTTCGACCTGTCGAACGTCACGTTCGTCGAGGGTGACACGGGCGTCATCGTCATCGACCCGCTGATTTCGCAGGAGACGGCCGCTGCCGCCATCGCGCTGTACCGCGAGCACCGCGGGGACCGTCGCGTCACGGCGGTGATCTACACGCATTGCCACGTCGACCACTTCGGAGGCGTCCGCGGCGTGGTCGACGAGGCCGACGTGACGTCCGGACAGGTGCCGATCCTGGCGCCCGAGGGATTCCTCGAGCACGCGGTCGCCGAGAACGTCTACGCCGGCCCGGCGATGGGTCGTCGCGCGGGCTACATGTACGGCGCGGCGCTGGCGCGCGGGCCTCGCGGACAGGTGGGCGCCGGGCTCGGACAGACGACGTCGACCGGCACCGTCACGCTGATTCCCCCGACCCTCGACATCACCACGACCGGCCAGGAGGAGGTCGTCGACGGGGTGCGGATCATCTTCCAGATGGCTCCCGGCTCCGAGGCGCCAGCGGAGATGCACTTCTACTTCCCCGAGTTCAGGGCGCTGTGCGCCGCGGAGAACGCGACCCACACGCTGCACAACATCCTGACGCTCCGCGGTGCGGTGGTGCGCGACCCGCACGAGTGGTCCGGCTACCTGACGGAGGCGATCGACCTCTTCGCCGCCGACACCGACGTCGTCTTCGCGTCCCACCACTGGCCGACGTGGGGGAACGACCGGGTGGTGGAGTTCCTCACCGCGCAGCGCGACCTGTACGGGTACCTGCACGACCAGACCCTGCGGATGCTGAACCAGGGCATGGTCGGCCCGGAGATCGCTGAGGCGATCGAGCTGCCGCCGGCGCTGGAGAACGCTTGGCACGCGCGCGGCTACTACGGCTCCGTGAGCCACAACGTGAAGGCGATCTACCAGCGCTACCTGGGCTGGTTCGACGGCAACCCGGCGCACCTGTGGGAGCACGTCCCGGTCGAGCGTGCGAAGCGCTACGTCAGGCTCGCCGGCGGCATCGACGCGATCGTCGCCGCGGCCGAGGAGGCGTTCGCCGAGGGCGACTACCGCTGGGCCGCGGAGATCGGCAATCACGCCGTGTTCGCCGAGCCGGAGCACGCGGGAGCCCGGGAGGTGCTCGCCGACACCTACGAGCAGCTCGGATACGGCTCCGAGAACGGCACGTGGCGCGACTTCTACCTCTCCGGCGCCGTGGAGCTGCGCGACGGCCAGTTCGGAACGCCCACGGAGACCAACGCGCCCGACGTCCTCGGTCAGCTCACGCCGGAGATGCTGTTCGACGCGATCGCGATCCAGGTCAACGGACCTCGTGCGTGGGACGCGAAGCTCTCGATCGACGTCGTGCTGACGGACGCCGACCAGCGGTACCGGCTGTGGCTCGCGAACGGCGTCCTCACCTACAGTGCCCGGCCCCAGAAAGGTGATCCCGACGCCACGATCACGGCCACGCGTCGCGCACTCCCCGCGCTCGCGGGCGGGCTCGACGCGGCCGGTCTGGCGGCCGCCGGGATCGAGATCAGCGGTGACGCGAGCGCTCTCGGCACGCTGACCTCGGTCCTCGATCCGGGGGACAAGAACTTCGCCATCGTCACCCCGTGA
- a CDS encoding DUF7144 family membrane protein encodes MSDYQAPKPTERENAISSGVLAFAGAMLATVGVFQVLAAISALAKDDLYVAGQEYVYQLSLTGWGWIHLVIGGLAIAVGVCLLLGKAWAVLTGAGLAAIGAIVSFAWMPYYPWWSVIIIVFNVVVMWATVTQMNARDRT; translated from the coding sequence ATGAGCGACTACCAAGCCCCCAAGCCCACCGAGCGGGAGAACGCGATCTCTTCGGGCGTGCTCGCCTTCGCAGGCGCGATGCTGGCGACGGTCGGCGTGTTCCAGGTCCTGGCCGCGATCTCGGCCCTGGCGAAGGACGACCTCTACGTGGCCGGGCAGGAGTACGTCTACCAGCTGAGCCTCACGGGCTGGGGGTGGATCCACCTCGTCATCGGCGGCCTCGCGATCGCCGTCGGCGTGTGCCTGCTGCTGGGCAAGGCCTGGGCCGTCCTGACCGGCGCCGGGCTCGCGGCGATCGGCGCGATCGTGTCCTTCGCGTGGATGCCCTACTACCCGTGGTGGTCGGTCATCATCATCGTCTTCAACGTCGTGGTCATGTGGGCCACGGTGACCCAGATGAACGCTCGCGACCGCACCTGA
- a CDS encoding GNAT family N-acetyltransferase, giving the protein MDTLTLDGQVFELARATEADVPAIVGLLTDDAIGAGRESADLAPYVEAFHEIDRDDAHLLLAARDEAGTVVATMQLTIIPGLSRGGTKRLLIEGVRVASSTRGSGLGTALFARAHAWGVERGATLAQLTSDKRRADAHHFYETLGYEASHEGFKLPL; this is encoded by the coding sequence ATGGACACCCTCACGCTGGACGGTCAGGTCTTCGAGCTCGCGCGGGCCACCGAGGCGGACGTGCCGGCGATCGTCGGGCTGCTGACGGACGACGCCATCGGGGCCGGGCGCGAGTCGGCGGACCTCGCGCCGTACGTCGAGGCGTTCCACGAGATCGACCGCGACGACGCGCACCTCCTGCTGGCGGCACGCGACGAGGCCGGGACCGTCGTCGCCACGATGCAGCTGACGATCATCCCGGGACTGTCTCGCGGCGGCACGAAGCGGCTGCTGATCGAGGGCGTCCGCGTCGCGTCGTCGACGCGCGGCTCAGGTCTCGGGACGGCGCTCTTCGCCCGGGCCCACGCGTGGGGCGTGGAGCGCGGCGCCACGCTCGCCCAGCTCACGTCGGACAAGCGTCGCGCCGACGCCCACCACTTCTACGAGACCCTCGGGTACGAGGCCAGCCACGAGGGCTTCAAGCTGCCGCTCTGA
- a CDS encoding SHOCT domain-containing protein, producing MDSFWEFFWWTVSIFLFMGYLIVLFHVIIDLFRDNELSGWWKAIWVFFLILVPALAALVYLIARGGGMARRSAAEMNQARAETDAYIRTVASTSPADQITSAKQLLDSGAISQEEFDVLKAKALA from the coding sequence ATGGACAGTTTCTGGGAGTTCTTCTGGTGGACCGTGTCGATCTTCCTCTTCATGGGCTACCTGATCGTCTTGTTCCACGTCATCATCGATCTGTTCCGCGACAACGAGCTGTCGGGGTGGTGGAAGGCGATCTGGGTCTTCTTCCTCATCCTCGTGCCCGCGCTCGCGGCCCTGGTCTACCTGATCGCGCGCGGCGGCGGCATGGCCCGTCGCTCGGCCGCCGAGATGAACCAGGCCCGTGCCGAGACCGACGCCTACATACGTACGGTGGCGTCGACGTCGCCCGCGGACCAGATCACCTCGGCCAAGCAGCTGCTCGACTCCGGCGCGATCAGCCAGGAGGAGTTCGACGTGCTCAAGGCGAAGGCGCTGGCCTGA
- a CDS encoding aminotransferase class V-fold PLP-dependent enzyme has product MSSSLSHVDCPLLPLVGADVTVPLVDGRVVRHVNLDGAASAPALVSVAERVNAVLPWYASVHRGAGYASQVSTALYEQARRAVGAFVGERSGDVTIFTRNTTDATNLLAGAVPGRVLVLDVEHHANLLPWRRSLGGCEVIGVQPTVAASLKALASALSSRQVALVAVTGASNVTGESLPLDALVDLAHRYGARVFVDGAQLLAHRGLSLAESGVDYVAFSGHKLHAPFGAGALVGRGDWLEGVEPYLAGGGAVRRITEDEVEWTDGPARHEAGTPNLIGAVALASAAEALSSLPPERVAAHESALRSRLVEGLADVPGAEVARIWTDSAEPIGVVTFRVEGVDPGLLAAFLAAEHGVSVRDGRFCAHPLLDRLGWGEGAIRASVGVGSQAEDVERLLDGVRAWVSGERSAEYRREAGVWVVANDPRPTPASLDVDRLVATAAACAPVGV; this is encoded by the coding sequence ATGTCGTCTTCCCTGTCCCACGTCGACTGTCCGCTGCTGCCCCTGGTGGGCGCCGACGTCACGGTCCCGCTCGTCGACGGGCGCGTGGTGCGTCACGTCAACCTCGACGGCGCCGCCAGCGCGCCGGCGCTCGTCTCGGTCGCCGAGCGCGTCAACGCCGTCCTGCCCTGGTACGCCAGCGTCCACCGCGGCGCCGGCTACGCCTCGCAGGTGTCGACCGCGCTGTACGAGCAGGCGCGCCGCGCGGTCGGCGCCTTCGTCGGAGAGCGGTCCGGGGACGTCACGATCTTCACCCGCAACACCACGGACGCGACCAACCTGCTGGCCGGGGCGGTGCCCGGGCGCGTGCTGGTGCTCGACGTGGAGCACCACGCGAACCTGCTGCCGTGGCGCCGCAGCCTCGGTGGGTGCGAGGTGATCGGCGTCCAGCCCACGGTGGCCGCCTCGCTGAAGGCGCTGGCGTCCGCGCTCTCGAGCCGGCAAGTTGCCCTCGTGGCGGTGACCGGGGCGTCGAACGTGACCGGCGAGTCCCTTCCGCTCGACGCGCTCGTCGACCTCGCCCACCGGTACGGCGCGCGGGTCTTCGTCGACGGCGCCCAGCTGTTGGCCCATCGTGGGCTCTCGCTGGCGGAGTCGGGGGTCGACTACGTCGCCTTCTCCGGCCACAAGCTGCACGCGCCGTTCGGCGCCGGGGCGCTCGTGGGACGCGGCGACTGGCTCGAGGGAGTCGAGCCCTACCTGGCGGGTGGCGGTGCCGTCCGTCGGATCACCGAGGACGAGGTCGAGTGGACCGACGGCCCGGCGCGGCACGAGGCGGGCACCCCGAACCTCATCGGCGCGGTCGCGCTCGCGTCCGCGGCCGAGGCGCTCTCGTCGCTGCCGCCCGAGCGGGTCGCCGCGCACGAGTCCGCGCTCCGGTCGAGGCTCGTGGAGGGGCTGGCCGACGTGCCCGGCGCCGAGGTGGCGCGCATCTGGACGGACTCGGCCGAGCCGATCGGTGTCGTCACCTTCCGCGTCGAGGGGGTGGATCCCGGGCTGCTCGCGGCGTTCCTGGCCGCCGAGCACGGCGTGTCCGTCCGCGACGGCCGCTTCTGCGCCCACCCGCTGCTCGACCGCCTCGGCTGGGGCGAGGGCGCGATCCGTGCGAGCGTCGGCGTCGGCAGTCAGGCCGAGGACGTCGAGCGCCTGCTGGACGGAGTGCGCGCCTGGGTCTCGGGGGAGCGGTCCGCCGAGTACCGCCGTGAGGCGGGCGTCTGGGTCGTCGCGAACGACCCGCGGCCCACGCCGGCCTCGCTCGACGTCGACCGGCTCGTCGCCACTGCCGCCGCCTGCGCGCCGGTCGGGGTCTGA